A DNA window from Ignavibacteriales bacterium contains the following coding sequences:
- a CDS encoding sigma 54-interacting transcriptional regulator, with amino-acid sequence MKKDNLSIKPYLLIGITSAIFVIIISLLSPGLVQTVDDGWLNVSYRIRGEQNIDSSIAVFYIDADDINALGGLPLKRSYYALLANALHNKGAKAIGFDIIFSESEAEYAEHDRLFASTIQHIKGVVLSGYFHTISDTEKAIEENISTRFLIPFNDNANWKYGSRFDLPYRALSDAAEGVGHSHFDNSNSIPIFVATQGMLLPSFVFELMRVWLGKHNSDVKFNQSNVLIEANENSINFPFDKNGNLNINYSGGIQSLNLISAVEFLKSYDADITGNKQDDFQYSIEGKIVLIGIIAEGRSKFIPNPFSEEFPSIGIHAMVLDNALNDNFLEYSSKTINTITIIVLGLLAGALLAIRKEIYGLLSVLGLVPLFLAISLWLFVSCNFVVPVAAPVFTIVLLFTIGMYYKHRSMKIFMRTLSDERIHFIDEIEKKQSALEKLQTELAGSSVINRTSDREDMLAQIKKYEVEINQLRTAAIDYLPDITSADANLHEREIFEGIIYANNGPMREVISFIKKIANTCSTVLILGESGTGKELVAHALHAHSDRNSKAFIPVNCGALSESLLESELFGHEKGAFTGALKERPGRFELADGGTIFLDEIGDTSESFQVKLLRVLQDGTFERVGGTSIKKVDVRIIAATNKNLKQNVIDKTFREDLYYRLNVLTIHLPPLRERQGDIPMLVKQFLFEEDENMQCSLGVMNVLRQNQWKGNIRELQSIVKRAILIAKTENRNLIQLRDLPDEIAKTSNTSLDFEEHIPILLRVKNFSRNSISETAKELGGISRGTVAEYFRGYCFKIFCESNWDIEKTVKIISESDDQKYNDKVRNKISDYFNNAIDLVDPIVGIEENIKKSKPKYKNLPQKYHTYLDRLIEAYNLKLWSKF; translated from the coding sequence ATGAAGAAAGATAATTTGAGCATAAAACCTTACCTTCTGATCGGGATTACTTCTGCGATTTTCGTAATTATCATATCACTTCTTTCTCCGGGATTAGTTCAAACCGTTGATGATGGATGGTTGAATGTTTCCTACCGGATAAGAGGTGAACAAAACATCGATTCTTCAATCGCCGTTTTCTACATCGATGCCGATGATATAAACGCTCTCGGCGGCTTACCGTTAAAACGGAGTTACTATGCATTGCTCGCAAATGCTTTACACAACAAAGGAGCAAAGGCAATTGGATTTGATATTATTTTCAGTGAATCGGAAGCAGAATATGCAGAACACGATCGTTTATTTGCTTCAACAATTCAGCATATTAAAGGAGTTGTTCTCTCCGGTTATTTTCACACAATATCCGATACGGAGAAAGCAATTGAAGAAAATATCTCCACGCGATTTTTAATACCTTTTAACGATAATGCAAACTGGAAATACGGCTCCCGATTTGATTTACCTTACAGGGCGTTGAGTGATGCTGCGGAAGGAGTTGGCCATTCTCATTTCGATAATTCAAACAGCATTCCAATTTTTGTGGCAACACAGGGGATGTTGCTTCCTTCTTTTGTTTTCGAATTGATGCGTGTTTGGCTCGGCAAACACAATTCCGATGTAAAGTTTAATCAAAGCAATGTTTTAATCGAAGCAAACGAAAACAGCATTAATTTTCCTTTCGATAAAAACGGAAATTTGAATATAAATTATTCCGGAGGAATTCAATCTCTTAACTTAATATCTGCTGTTGAATTTCTTAAATCATATGATGCCGATATTACGGGCAATAAACAGGATGATTTTCAATATTCTATCGAGGGAAAAATTGTTTTGATAGGAATCATCGCAGAAGGCAGAAGCAAGTTTATCCCAAATCCCTTTTCAGAGGAATTTCCAAGCATCGGTATTCATGCCATGGTATTAGACAATGCCCTGAACGACAATTTTCTTGAATACAGCAGTAAAACAATAAACACCATTACCATTATTGTTCTCGGTTTATTAGCCGGGGCTTTGTTGGCAATTCGAAAAGAAATATATGGATTGCTAAGCGTGCTTGGATTAGTACCATTATTTTTAGCAATCTCTTTGTGGCTGTTTGTCTCGTGTAATTTTGTCGTTCCAGTGGCGGCGCCGGTTTTCACAATTGTGCTTTTATTTACGATCGGTATGTATTACAAACATCGATCCATGAAAATATTTATGCGCACTCTTTCGGATGAAAGAATACATTTTATTGATGAGATAGAAAAAAAACAATCGGCTCTTGAAAAATTACAAACAGAACTTGCCGGCAGTTCAGTCATTAACCGAACTTCAGATCGGGAAGATATGCTGGCGCAGATAAAAAAATACGAGGTAGAAATAAACCAGCTGCGTACCGCAGCTATTGATTACCTTCCTGATATAACATCGGCAGACGCTAATTTACATGAGAGAGAAATATTTGAAGGAATAATTTATGCGAATAACGGTCCTATGCGGGAAGTTATTTCGTTCATCAAAAAAATTGCAAATACGTGCTCAACGGTTTTGATTCTGGGAGAAAGCGGGACAGGGAAAGAACTCGTTGCTCACGCTCTTCACGCACACTCTGATAGAAACTCGAAAGCATTTATTCCGGTAAACTGTGGCGCGCTTTCGGAATCGCTCCTAGAGAGCGAATTGTTCGGTCATGAGAAAGGTGCGTTTACCGGCGCGCTAAAAGAACGCCCCGGAAGATTCGAACTTGCCGACGGCGGTACGATTTTTCTTGATGAAATTGGAGATACAAGCGAATCTTTTCAGGTAAAATTATTAAGAGTTCTGCAGGATGGAACATTCGAACGTGTTGGAGGTACATCGATAAAAAAAGTGGATGTCAGGATTATTGCCGCCACAAACAAAAACCTCAAACAAAATGTAATAGATAAGACATTCCGGGAAGATCTCTATTACCGGCTGAATGTTTTAACGATACATCTACCACCACTCAGAGAAAGACAAGGCGACATTCCCATGCTTGTTAAGCAATTCCTTTTTGAAGAAGATGAAAATATGCAATGCAGTCTTGGCGTGATGAATGTTCTGCGGCAGAACCAATGGAAGGGAAATATACGCGAACTCCAAAGTATTGTTAAACGCGCGATTCTCATAGCTAAGACAGAAAACCGCAACCTTATACAACTCCGCGACTTACCCGATGAAATTGCAAAAACTTCTAACACCTCTTTAGATTTCGAGGAACATATTCCTATCCTGTTGCGCGTAAAAAACTTTTCGAGAAATTCGATTTCTGAAACCGCCAAAGAACTGGGCGGAATAAGCCGCGGAACAGTTGCAGAATATTTTCGCGGTTACTGCTTCAAGATCTTCTGTGAGTCAAATTGGGATATAGAGAAAACCGTAAAAATCATATCGGAGAGTGATGATCAAAAATATAACGATAAAGTTAGAAATAAAATATCAGACTATTTCAACAATGCCATAGATCTCGTTGATCCCATTGTCGGCATCGAAGAAAATATTAAAAAATCAAAACCAAAATATAAAAACCTACCACAAAAATATCATACTTATCTAGATAGATTAATTGAAGCATACAATTTGAAACTTTGGTCGAAATTTTAG
- a CDS encoding peptidoglycan DD-metalloendopeptidase family protein, which produces MNRIAVNIILCFLLLSAVNIGLASTDQDIQKKQTQIEKLRKEIDKFEDKIKESSKKEKATLELLSTYDRQSMLLRKLVAKLREREIALEAEIKQTKVTVGELGGQLSSLKKHYAGYVSTVYKYGRVYDLELLLSSKSFNQLLVRSEYLRRFSNQRQQDMIRIDTKKSSVEKQHDLLNQQLAEQQDLIRQKKKEENRLAAKAKKRKSLLTEIRRDKKNFKKEIERRKQDVRELEKIIARLIEEEVEARNKKDKTVESPIGGGFLSKRGQLRWPVERGKVTTRFGSEQHPTLHTITQNTGIDITVSAGSDVVAVADGEVSKIHWLPSYGNLLILNHRNGFRTVYAHLSDISVTEGQSVKEGSRIGKSGESIVGSILHFEIYKEREKLDPEQWLKQKGPNQR; this is translated from the coding sequence ATGAACCGTATAGCGGTAAATATTATACTCTGCTTCCTTCTTCTTTCCGCGGTAAATATTGGTTTAGCTTCGACCGATCAGGATATTCAAAAAAAGCAAACGCAGATTGAAAAGTTGAGAAAAGAGATCGATAAATTTGAAGATAAAATAAAAGAGAGCTCTAAAAAAGAAAAAGCCACTCTTGAACTTTTATCAACATACGACCGGCAGAGCATGCTGTTGAGAAAGTTGGTTGCAAAACTTCGTGAACGTGAGATCGCCCTTGAAGCAGAAATCAAGCAGACAAAAGTCACCGTAGGTGAATTAGGAGGACAGCTCTCATCTTTGAAAAAACATTATGCCGGATATGTTTCCACGGTATATAAATACGGTAGGGTATATGATCTCGAATTGCTTCTTTCTTCAAAATCGTTCAATCAGCTTCTGGTCCGGTCTGAATATCTAAGAAGATTTTCCAATCAGAGGCAGCAGGATATGATTCGCATCGATACCAAGAAAAGCTCGGTGGAAAAACAACACGACCTTCTCAATCAGCAATTAGCGGAGCAGCAAGACCTGATTCGGCAAAAGAAGAAAGAAGAAAACAGGTTGGCAGCGAAAGCGAAGAAACGGAAAAGTTTGTTGACAGAAATAAGGCGGGATAAGAAAAATTTTAAGAAAGAGATAGAACGGCGAAAGCAGGACGTTCGTGAATTGGAAAAAATTATCGCGCGGCTCATTGAGGAAGAAGTGGAAGCCCGCAATAAAAAAGATAAAACGGTTGAATCTCCAATTGGCGGCGGTTTCCTTTCAAAACGCGGACAATTACGCTGGCCCGTTGAACGCGGTAAAGTCACAACCCGCTTCGGATCAGAACAACATCCCACGCTGCACACTATAACGCAAAACACGGGAATTGATATAACCGTTTCTGCCGGCAGCGATGTTGTGGCTGTTGCCGATGGTGAGGTGTCTAAAATACACTGGCTGCCATCATACGGAAATTTGTTGATACTCAACCATCGCAACGGATTCAGAACTGTTTACGCGCACCTTTCTGATATTTCTGTCACCGAAGGTCAATCCGTAAAAGAGGGGTCGCGGATTGGAAAAAGCGGTGAATCGATAGTCGGTTCAATTTTACATTTCGAAATATACAAAGAGAGAGAAAAATTAGACCCCGAGCAGTGGCTTAAACAAAAAGGACCCAATCAACGATGA
- a CDS encoding DUF4292 domain-containing protein: protein MISLYGCSSSKRVLDEKALTSVELFELLNRRSDSIKSFYAEGTISFESPDISNSGSFRLYIQGTDSLRIDLRGPLGIRVATFLLTEKKGIYYDWFENRAVFDSDYSRSSIIPIPLELHQLISILTWGIPKIDMSDPLDYFSTSPEEYLLKYISIDGDKNISIDRLNYTGRYYRYSKKDSTTQLLVQSSESVDASELSFPETIRISDRNETNNITVVYDEIQLNEPVTCAFTIPKSAKIIYR from the coding sequence ATGATTTCATTATACGGTTGCAGCAGCTCAAAAAGAGTATTGGATGAAAAAGCCCTTACGTCCGTCGAATTATTCGAATTGTTAAACCGGCGCTCCGATTCGATAAAATCTTTTTATGCGGAAGGAACAATTTCGTTTGAGTCACCTGACATTTCTAACTCAGGTTCATTCCGTTTATATATTCAAGGAACAGATTCGCTTCGTATCGATCTGCGTGGACCACTCGGTATTCGTGTTGCAACTTTTCTCTTGACAGAAAAAAAGGGGATCTACTACGATTGGTTCGAAAACCGCGCTGTATTTGACTCCGATTATTCGAGATCGTCAATTATTCCCATTCCGCTAGAGCTTCATCAACTCATTTCAATATTAACCTGGGGAATCCCTAAAATTGATATGAGTGATCCATTGGATTACTTTTCAACATCTCCCGAAGAATATTTATTGAAGTATATTTCCATTGATGGAGATAAAAATATCTCAATCGATCGTCTTAATTATACCGGAAGATATTATCGATATTCAAAAAAAGATTCAACAACGCAATTGCTAGTACAATCGTCCGAGAGTGTTGATGCGAGTGAATTGAGTTTCCCCGAAACAATCCGTATTTCAGACCGTAACGAAACAAACAACATAACGGTTGTGTACGATGAAATACAATTGAACGAACCTGTGACATGTGCTTTCACGATTCCCAAATCGGCTAAGATAATTTATCGATGA